From a region of the Streptacidiphilus albus JL83 genome:
- a CDS encoding ammonium transporter, with the protein MKFDFTRVDTGSTAWVLVSAALVLFMTPGVAFFYGGMVRTKHVMAMLMQNFVTIALVSVAWVVIGYSLAFGKGNGFIGDLHFVDLTHMNEMVPGFSGSTAMVIPPLVYVIYQMMFAVITPSLITGATADRWRFSSFVPFVVLWSLLVYCPVAHWIFSPVGWLAKFGVLDFAGGIVVHTTAGAAALVMAIVLGKRKGWPDRPMPQSNLPLMLVGAGILWFGWFGFNGGSALGANQLAASAFLNTNTAGAAALLGWLAVERLRHGRTTTLGAAGGAVAGLAAVTPCAGYVSPLGALAIGAAAGVLCEFAVEWKHRLGYDDALDVVGVHLVGGVFGALALGLFATKSINAAGANGLFYGGGAAQLGKQAVGVGAAFGYTVVATLVIALVLKRITGNRVSETDEELGLDLSLHGETAYALSESQATDPIDSGEYSIGEPQAADS; encoded by the coding sequence TTGAAATTCGACTTCACCCGGGTCGACACCGGTTCGACCGCCTGGGTTCTGGTCAGTGCCGCGCTCGTCCTCTTCATGACGCCAGGTGTCGCATTCTTCTACGGCGGCATGGTGCGCACCAAGCACGTCATGGCAATGCTGATGCAGAACTTCGTCACCATCGCCCTGGTGAGCGTGGCATGGGTGGTCATCGGCTACAGCCTCGCCTTCGGCAAGGGCAACGGCTTCATCGGCGATCTGCACTTCGTCGACCTCACCCACATGAATGAGATGGTTCCCGGCTTCAGCGGCAGTACGGCGATGGTGATCCCGCCGCTGGTCTACGTGATCTACCAGATGATGTTCGCAGTGATCACGCCTTCGCTGATCACCGGTGCCACCGCCGACCGCTGGCGGTTCAGCTCGTTCGTCCCCTTCGTGGTGCTGTGGTCGCTGCTGGTCTACTGCCCGGTCGCGCACTGGATCTTCTCGCCGGTCGGGTGGCTCGCGAAGTTCGGTGTGCTCGACTTCGCCGGTGGGATCGTCGTGCACACCACGGCCGGGGCAGCTGCCCTGGTCATGGCGATCGTCCTGGGCAAGCGCAAGGGTTGGCCGGACCGACCGATGCCGCAGAGCAACCTGCCGCTGATGCTGGTCGGTGCGGGGATCCTCTGGTTCGGCTGGTTCGGCTTCAACGGCGGTTCGGCCCTCGGCGCGAACCAGCTCGCTGCCAGCGCCTTCCTCAACACCAACACCGCCGGCGCGGCGGCACTCCTCGGCTGGCTGGCCGTCGAGCGGCTGCGGCACGGCAGGACCACCACCCTCGGCGCGGCCGGCGGGGCCGTCGCCGGGCTCGCCGCGGTCACCCCGTGTGCCGGATACGTGAGCCCACTGGGCGCACTGGCGATCGGCGCTGCGGCAGGCGTGCTCTGTGAGTTCGCCGTCGAGTGGAAGCACCGCCTCGGCTACGACGACGCGCTCGACGTGGTCGGCGTACACCTGGTGGGCGGCGTGTTCGGGGCGCTCGCTCTCGGCCTGTTCGCCACCAAGTCGATCAACGCCGCAGGGGCCAACGGCCTCTTCTACGGCGGCGGGGCGGCGCAACTGGGCAAGCAGGCCGTCGGCGTCGGCGCGGCGTTCGGCTACACCGTGGTGGCGACCCTGGTGATCGCCCTCGTACTGAAGCGGATCACGGGCAACCGGGTCTCCGAGACGGACGAGGAACTCGGCCTGGACCTCAGCCTGCACGGCGAGACCGCGTACGCGCTGTCGGAAAGTCAGGCAACCGACCCGATCGACTCCGGCGAGTACA